The following proteins come from a genomic window of Puniceicoccus vermicola:
- a CDS encoding transporter substrate-binding domain-containing protein — MSAGILRRTFLLLLFPFCLFAEKAQDPLRVGMELAYPPFEMTDAAGAPDGVSVAIAEALGEFLDRPVEIRNIPFQGLIPALRTGKIDLILSSMTQTEERARAIDFSDPYLTTGLTLLVGKDSGIESIDDVGDGSVVAVKQGTTGHLYAMRNLPRSRVLVLDKESAAVLEVVQGKADAFIYDQMSTFKHWQRNPDSTRALLDPFRKEYWAIGVKKGNQSLLDSVNTFLAEFRASGGFDDLGDRYLSEQKEAFAELGYPFVF; from the coding sequence ATGTCCGCTGGGATTTTGCGCCGTACTTTTCTCCTTCTCCTTTTTCCTTTCTGTCTTTTTGCGGAGAAAGCCCAAGACCCTTTGCGGGTCGGAATGGAGCTGGCCTATCCTCCGTTTGAGATGACTGATGCCGCGGGAGCTCCGGATGGGGTGAGCGTGGCGATCGCCGAGGCGTTGGGAGAGTTTTTGGATCGTCCGGTCGAGATTCGGAATATTCCTTTCCAGGGGCTCATTCCAGCACTGAGAACCGGAAAGATTGACCTCATTCTCTCCTCAATGACCCAAACGGAGGAGCGGGCGCGGGCGATTGATTTTTCGGACCCCTATTTGACCACGGGTCTGACTCTTCTGGTGGGAAAGGACTCCGGGATCGAATCGATCGATGATGTTGGCGATGGCTCGGTGGTGGCGGTGAAGCAGGGGACGACTGGGCATCTCTACGCGATGAGAAATCTGCCGAGATCGAGGGTTCTGGTTCTTGATAAGGAGTCGGCGGCGGTGCTTGAGGTGGTCCAAGGCAAGGCCGATGCGTTCATCTACGACCAGATGTCGACTTTCAAGCATTGGCAGCGCAATCCGGACTCCACCCGTGCTCTCCTCGACCCCTTTCGCAAAGAGTATTGGGCGATCGGGGTAAAAAAGGGGAATCAGTCTCTCCTAGATTCGGTGAATACTTTTCTTGCGGAGTTTCGGGCTTCCGGTGGGTTTGACGACTTGGGTGATCGCTATTTGTCAGAGCAGAAGGAGGCCTTTGCGGAGTTGGGCTATCCCTTTGTCTTTTAG
- the kdsA gene encoding 3-deoxy-8-phosphooctulonate synthase, producing MAETVSLSDSISFSNDGPLVLMAGINVLESEDLAFEVAETMVEVTGRLGVPYVFKASFDKANRSSIHSFRGPGLEKGLEILAAVKAKFGVPVISDVHEPFQAKPAAEVCDILQLPAFLCRQTDLVKSLARAGTVIQVKKGQFLAPDDMRHILTKFAECGNERILLCERGVSFGYHNLVVDMLGFGVMKNLGAPVVFDVTHSLQVPGGRESSSGGRREAALQLAKAGVSQKIAGLFLETHPNPDKALCDGPSALPLSAFEPFLQQVIEVDRLVKGQPDLDLS from the coding sequence ATGGCTGAGACTGTTTCTCTTTCGGATTCGATTTCATTTTCCAATGATGGCCCCCTGGTCTTGATGGCGGGGATTAATGTTTTGGAGTCGGAGGATCTGGCTTTTGAGGTGGCTGAGACGATGGTCGAGGTTACGGGGCGTTTGGGGGTTCCTTATGTTTTTAAGGCTTCTTTTGATAAGGCGAATCGGTCTTCTATTCATTCGTTTCGCGGGCCCGGTTTGGAGAAGGGATTGGAGATCTTGGCGGCGGTGAAGGCGAAGTTTGGGGTTCCGGTGATTTCGGATGTTCATGAGCCTTTTCAGGCGAAGCCGGCGGCTGAGGTTTGTGATATTTTGCAATTGCCGGCTTTTCTCTGTCGCCAAACCGACTTGGTGAAGTCTTTGGCTCGGGCTGGGACGGTTATTCAGGTGAAGAAGGGGCAGTTTTTGGCGCCGGATGATATGCGTCATATTTTGACGAAATTTGCGGAGTGTGGGAATGAGCGGATTCTTCTCTGTGAGCGTGGGGTTTCGTTTGGTTATCACAATCTGGTGGTGGACATGCTGGGATTTGGGGTGATGAAGAATCTTGGAGCTCCGGTGGTTTTTGATGTTACGCATTCTTTGCAGGTGCCTGGGGGGCGGGAGAGTTCTTCGGGAGGGCGTCGGGAGGCTGCCTTGCAATTGGCGAAGGCCGGGGTTTCCCAGAAGATCGCGGGGCTCTTTCTCGAAACTCATCCGAATCCGGATAAGGCTTTGTGCGATGGTCCGAGTGCGTTGCCTCTATCGGCTTTCGAGCCGTTCCTGCAACAGGTGATCGAGGTGGATCGCTTGGTGAAAGGACAGCCCGATCTGGATTTGAGTTAG
- a CDS encoding ABC transporter ATP-binding protein, with amino-acid sequence MSSVRSEKKSISVTAEGVGVRFGEAQVISDVSFSVKEGEIFVIMGPSGSGKSVLLRTLIGLLKPTDGRVLIGDMDASDPLTHHKVKTALVFQAGALFNSMSVFDNLAFYPREHRLAKEPEIREKVEEALEMLSLKEAADKIPAELSGGMRKRVAIARSLVMEPQLLLYDEPTSELDPTMAATISEVIATLREELNVTSIVVSHDRDLAANISDRMILLKNGTIRATGTAEEVMGTKSEEIEEFFRPEIDIENPRFRRQN; translated from the coding sequence ATGTCTTCAGTGCGTTCAGAAAAGAAATCCATATCCGTTACCGCAGAGGGAGTGGGGGTGCGCTTCGGAGAGGCCCAGGTCATTTCCGATGTGAGCTTCTCGGTCAAGGAAGGGGAGATTTTTGTCATCATGGGCCCCAGTGGTTCCGGGAAATCCGTCCTCCTGCGGACGTTGATCGGCCTCCTGAAACCCACGGATGGGCGGGTCTTGATCGGGGACATGGACGCGAGTGATCCTCTCACCCATCACAAAGTGAAAACCGCATTGGTTTTTCAGGCAGGCGCACTTTTCAACAGTATGTCGGTTTTCGATAACCTCGCTTTTTATCCGCGGGAACATCGTTTGGCCAAAGAGCCGGAAATTCGGGAAAAGGTGGAGGAGGCCTTGGAGATGCTTTCACTGAAGGAGGCCGCGGATAAGATTCCGGCCGAACTGAGCGGAGGCATGCGCAAACGGGTCGCGATTGCTCGATCATTAGTGATGGAGCCACAGCTCTTGCTCTACGATGAGCCGACCTCCGAGCTCGATCCCACCATGGCGGCGACCATCAGCGAAGTCATTGCCACTCTTCGGGAAGAGCTGAACGTTACCAGCATTGTCGTCTCCCACGACCGCGATCTGGCCGCAAACATTTCGGATCGCATGATCCTTCTGAAAAACGGAACCATCCGCGCGACAGGAACCGCTGAAGAAGTGATGGGAACCAAATCAGAAGAAATTGAGGAATTTTTTAGACCGGAGATCGATATTGAGAATCCCCGGTTCCGCCGACAAAATTAA
- a CDS encoding amino acid ABC transporter ATP-binding protein codes for MKLKVDQLSLRFGESEVLRRMSAEISETRVLAVVGPSGGGKSTLLRVLSGLLRPDEGQVLWSGGPMSFREKDLLAYRRRVGTVFQAFNLFPHLSALANITLPLVKVHGCSPEEARQRAETHLNRFQLLAHAGKKPGALSGGQRQRVAIARAMAIQPELLFFDEPTSALDPEMTYEVLEAIREVREEDRDLVLVTHEIGFAREVADELWFLHDGKILETGPPQQVIDQPRTEEAQRFFERILRW; via the coding sequence ATGAAGCTGAAGGTCGACCAGTTGTCTTTGCGATTCGGAGAGAGCGAGGTGCTCCGCAGAATGTCGGCAGAAATTTCGGAGACCCGCGTTCTGGCAGTCGTGGGTCCTTCAGGTGGGGGAAAATCGACGCTCCTGCGAGTCTTGTCGGGGCTCTTGCGTCCCGATGAAGGACAGGTTCTCTGGTCGGGGGGGCCGATGTCTTTCCGGGAGAAGGATCTTCTCGCGTATCGCCGCCGGGTCGGCACCGTTTTTCAGGCCTTCAATCTCTTCCCGCATCTTTCAGCCTTGGCGAATATCACTCTTCCGCTGGTGAAGGTGCATGGTTGCTCGCCCGAGGAAGCACGACAGCGGGCGGAGACCCATCTCAATCGCTTCCAGCTGCTCGCTCACGCTGGGAAGAAGCCGGGAGCCCTTTCCGGAGGGCAGAGGCAGAGGGTAGCGATTGCGCGGGCGATGGCGATTCAGCCCGAGTTGCTCTTTTTCGACGAGCCAACGTCAGCCTTGGATCCGGAAATGACCTACGAAGTCCTCGAAGCGATCCGGGAGGTTCGGGAGGAGGACCGTGATTTGGTCTTGGTGACCCACGAAATCGGATTCGCCCGAGAAGTTGCGGATGAGTTGTGGTTTCTCCACGATGGAAAAATTCTCGAGACGGGACCGCCTCAGCAGGTGATCGACCAGCCTCGTACGGAGGAGGCTCAGCGGTTTTTTGAGCGGATACTCCGCTGGTGA
- a CDS encoding transposase, with translation MRRKRIQLEGQTAYYHVMSRTVNGEALFGDREREVLRKMIWQVADFSGIRVVTYAVMKNHFHVLVEVPAEVDISDAELVRRYRRLYPKPTPWNPMRAEVLEGHLRDDSSEGRDLRKSLLRRMGDVSWMMKTLKQRFTLWFNRSRDRFGPLWCERFKSVLVEGDRWALRTVAAYIDLNAVRAGLVSDPKDYRFCGYAEALGGGRMARAGLSVVDKDLAGYRQTLYGVGAGEKAEKKSISREEAVRVLEEEKGKLPLSVVLRCRVRYFTDGMVLGSPSFVEEQVQGDPGKRPKRAHAMSGADWGGLAVGTGLRAKLFG, from the coding sequence ATGAGAAGAAAACGGATTCAGCTCGAAGGACAAACAGCCTACTACCATGTGATGAGTCGAACGGTGAACGGAGAGGCTCTCTTTGGCGACCGGGAGAGGGAGGTTTTGCGGAAGATGATCTGGCAGGTGGCTGATTTCTCGGGGATCCGGGTGGTTACTTATGCGGTGATGAAGAACCACTTCCATGTATTGGTAGAGGTGCCGGCGGAGGTTGACATTTCGGATGCGGAGTTGGTGCGCCGGTATCGTCGGCTTTATCCGAAGCCTACGCCCTGGAATCCGATGCGGGCTGAGGTTTTGGAGGGGCATCTCCGGGATGATTCTTCCGAAGGGAGGGATTTGCGGAAGAGTCTTTTGCGACGGATGGGGGATGTTTCCTGGATGATGAAGACTCTGAAGCAGCGGTTTACGCTTTGGTTTAACCGGTCGCGGGATCGTTTTGGACCGCTTTGGTGTGAGCGGTTTAAGAGTGTTCTGGTGGAAGGGGATCGTTGGGCGCTGCGGACGGTGGCTGCCTATATCGACTTAAATGCGGTTCGGGCGGGGTTGGTGTCAGATCCTAAGGATTACCGGTTTTGTGGGTATGCCGAGGCATTGGGCGGGGGCCGGATGGCTCGGGCTGGGCTTTCGGTTGTGGATAAGGATCTGGCTGGGTATCGGCAGACTTTGTATGGAGTCGGGGCCGGGGAGAAGGCTGAGAAGAAGTCGATTTCTCGGGAAGAAGCGGTGCGGGTTCTGGAAGAGGAGAAGGGGAAACTGCCCTTGTCTGTGGTTTTGCGGTGCCGGGTGCGGTACTTTACGGACGGGATGGTACTGGGTTCGCCCTCGTTTGTGGAGGAGCAGGTTCAGGGAGATCCTGGGAAGCGTCCCAAGCGGGCGCATGCAATGTCTGGTGCAGACTGGGGTGGTCTGGCTGTGGGAACTGGGTTGCGGGCTAAGCTGTTTGGTTAA
- a CDS encoding sulfite exporter TauE/SafE family protein: MIDPQTITGPTAAFLAGVVTSVHCVGMCGPLACAFLPQGEDKANPIVVTSVYHGARVFAYTLLGAIAGAVGAAPFTWFDTSSLHFFPWALVIFFVAVAFGLEKRIPKPKFVSKWFFKLNLKFRKLPRTFAGGLLGLVTPFLPCGPLYLVLGVALMTGSMTNGAQFLFAFALGTLPLIWLTHTQYARIQTRISPIWMKRIQRGMALILAAMIAWRLYAGPDLVQMPDGSMENCPFCF, encoded by the coding sequence ATGATTGACCCGCAAACTATTACCGGCCCCACCGCAGCATTTCTCGCGGGAGTCGTCACATCGGTCCACTGCGTGGGGATGTGCGGACCGCTGGCTTGCGCCTTTCTTCCTCAAGGCGAAGACAAAGCCAATCCGATCGTGGTCACCTCGGTCTACCACGGAGCCCGCGTCTTTGCCTACACGCTCTTGGGAGCCATCGCCGGAGCAGTCGGGGCGGCCCCGTTTACCTGGTTCGACACCAGCTCCCTGCACTTTTTCCCATGGGCCTTGGTCATCTTCTTTGTCGCCGTCGCCTTCGGCCTCGAAAAACGAATTCCGAAACCCAAGTTCGTCAGCAAGTGGTTTTTTAAGCTCAACTTGAAGTTCCGGAAGCTCCCTCGCACCTTCGCCGGAGGCCTCCTCGGTCTGGTCACACCATTCCTCCCCTGCGGCCCCCTCTATCTGGTCTTGGGCGTTGCCCTCATGACCGGATCGATGACCAACGGCGCTCAGTTTCTTTTCGCTTTCGCACTGGGGACTCTGCCCCTCATTTGGCTGACTCATACTCAATACGCCCGGATCCAGACGCGTATTTCTCCGATCTGGATGAAACGGATTCAACGCGGCATGGCCCTCATCCTCGCGGCCATGATTGCCTGGCGGCTCTATGCCGGCCCCGACTTGGTCCAGATGCCAGACGGAAGTATGGAAAACTGCCCTTTCTGCTTCTAG
- a CDS encoding amino acid ABC transporter permease — protein MKPSLTGQCLGWAVAFLGLAAFFSFAFLQLDYAWNWEGVWEYRQKFLNGWITTVWISAAALFLSAVLGFGVALARSSPVYILRSLSTVYVELIRGTPFLVQILIFFYIVADGYGISNRYMVGVLALSLFSGAYIAEIFRAGIENVSASQRESARAVGFTRWQTLRFVILPQAIRQTLPPLSGQFASLIKDSSLLSIIAVNELTLNAQEVNSFTFSAFESFLPLACGYLILTLPISLFSRRMEERLKHPS, from the coding sequence GTGAAACCGTCTCTCACCGGGCAATGTCTCGGATGGGCGGTCGCCTTTCTCGGATTGGCCGCGTTTTTCAGCTTTGCTTTCTTGCAACTGGATTATGCCTGGAATTGGGAGGGCGTCTGGGAATATCGGCAGAAGTTCCTCAACGGATGGATTACCACGGTCTGGATTTCAGCAGCGGCGTTGTTCCTGAGCGCGGTTCTCGGCTTTGGGGTGGCACTCGCGCGGTCGTCGCCGGTCTATATCTTGCGGAGCCTTTCGACCGTGTATGTGGAATTGATTCGGGGGACGCCGTTTCTGGTCCAGATTCTCATCTTTTTTTACATCGTTGCCGACGGATATGGGATTTCCAATCGGTATATGGTCGGGGTTTTGGCGCTGTCGCTTTTCTCCGGAGCCTACATCGCGGAGATTTTTCGTGCGGGCATTGAGAATGTTTCAGCATCACAACGGGAAAGTGCCCGGGCCGTGGGATTCACGCGGTGGCAAACCCTCCGATTTGTTATTCTACCTCAGGCGATCCGGCAGACGTTGCCTCCGTTGAGCGGGCAGTTTGCGTCTTTGATCAAAGATAGTTCGCTCCTTTCGATCATTGCGGTGAATGAGCTGACGTTGAACGCTCAGGAGGTGAATTCTTTCACCTTCAGTGCCTTCGAGAGTTTTCTACCGCTGGCCTGCGGCTATTTGATTTTAACTCTCCCGATTTCCCTGTTTTCCCGACGTATGGAGGAGCGTCTGAAGCATCCGTCATGA
- a CDS encoding MlaD family protein, translated as MSDKAQYSGVGLFFIIGLVITYFVYTSLNKAGSASAEGYPIDAPFNNILQLRVGDDVRMSGVKVGTVIGTSLKEGQAVAKLSIQKQYEIPTDSVASVSMAGLLGTNFVSIEMGKSFSDPLKPGEEIKTKPSVDINQIFEEVGAVADRIDGALSDIGGMFSGQGDGLFAELGGMIKENRGRIGSSLENIEIITTQLSEGKGTVGKLLFEDEGYNELMATVAEIKSAAGQADEMLAGVQGIVDHVKSGEGSLGELLYGDQIANELKSTIANVQEFSARLNDPNSTIGRLLSDDTIYFEVQSVVRKASRTLDSVNDSGPISAVGVVTGALF; from the coding sequence ATGAGCGACAAAGCACAATACAGTGGAGTAGGGCTGTTTTTTATCATCGGTTTGGTGATCACCTATTTCGTTTACACCTCTTTGAACAAAGCCGGCTCAGCCAGCGCAGAAGGTTATCCCATTGACGCCCCTTTCAATAACATCTTGCAGTTGCGGGTGGGTGACGACGTCCGGATGTCCGGTGTGAAGGTCGGAACCGTAATCGGCACCTCATTGAAGGAGGGCCAGGCCGTGGCCAAATTGTCTATTCAGAAACAATACGAAATCCCTACCGATTCAGTGGCCTCCGTTTCCATGGCGGGTCTTTTGGGAACAAACTTCGTTTCGATCGAAATGGGTAAGAGTTTTAGCGATCCTCTGAAGCCCGGTGAGGAGATCAAAACCAAACCTTCTGTCGACATTAACCAAATCTTCGAGGAAGTAGGTGCCGTGGCCGACCGCATCGATGGTGCGCTATCAGACATTGGCGGAATGTTTAGCGGCCAAGGAGACGGATTATTTGCCGAACTGGGAGGCATGATTAAGGAAAATCGGGGACGCATTGGAAGCTCACTTGAGAACATCGAAATAATCACAACCCAGCTGAGTGAAGGGAAGGGGACCGTGGGTAAGCTTCTTTTCGAGGATGAAGGCTACAACGAGCTCATGGCGACCGTGGCCGAGATCAAATCCGCCGCCGGTCAAGCCGATGAAATGCTTGCCGGAGTGCAGGGCATCGTCGACCACGTGAAGAGTGGCGAGGGTTCGCTCGGAGAGCTTCTCTACGGCGATCAGATTGCCAACGAATTGAAGAGCACGATCGCGAACGTCCAAGAATTCTCAGCTCGGTTGAACGATCCCAACTCCACCATCGGCCGACTCTTGAGTGATGACACCATTTACTTTGAGGTTCAATCGGTTGTGCGGAAGGCAAGTCGAACTCTGGATAGTGTGAACGATTCCGGCCCGATCTCAGCAGTGGGTGTGGTGACCGGGGCTCTCTTTTAA